The following are encoded in a window of Arthrobacter sp. OAP107 genomic DNA:
- the ccsB gene encoding c-type cytochrome biogenesis protein CcsB: protein MFPINETMGQYSELFMLLAAGTYTIAFIAFAWDLARSSKALKSIDLKAAAADTSAGTSAKVPVGAGASVGSASPRTAGSGDDRLAGPADRAERPSSYSSGTADGAAGQTADDSMRYGERRAPARVAVALTVLGAAIHAAAVLTRAVGAGRVPWGNMYEFLTTGAFLVAAVFLVALVRRDLRFLGTFVVGLVIIMLVAASVAFWTPVGHLVPALQSYWLIIHVSIAVLSSALFTLTFAMSALQLVQSHRQKTIAAGGADKLGFMRLVPSALSLENLSYRINAIAFIGWTFTLMFGAIWAEKAWGRFWGWDTKEVWTFVIWVVYAGYLHARATRGWTGTRAAWLSIVGYLCVVFNFTIVNQFFNGLHSYSGL from the coding sequence ATGTTTCCCATCAACGAGACCATGGGCCAGTACAGCGAGCTCTTCATGCTGCTTGCCGCCGGCACCTACACCATCGCCTTCATCGCGTTCGCGTGGGACCTGGCCAGGAGCAGCAAGGCCCTGAAGTCGATTGACCTCAAGGCCGCAGCCGCAGACACGTCCGCGGGTACGTCCGCCAAGGTTCCGGTGGGCGCCGGCGCATCGGTGGGGTCCGCCTCGCCGCGGACCGCGGGCAGCGGTGACGACCGCCTGGCCGGACCGGCAGACCGTGCAGAGCGGCCGTCGTCGTACTCCTCCGGCACCGCGGACGGCGCCGCCGGCCAGACCGCGGACGACAGCATGCGCTACGGCGAACGCCGTGCACCGGCACGCGTCGCCGTGGCACTGACCGTACTGGGCGCGGCGATCCACGCCGCCGCCGTGCTGACCCGCGCGGTGGGCGCCGGCCGTGTGCCGTGGGGCAACATGTACGAGTTCCTCACCACCGGCGCGTTCCTGGTGGCGGCTGTGTTCCTCGTTGCGCTGGTCCGCCGCGACCTGCGCTTCCTCGGCACGTTCGTGGTGGGCCTGGTGATCATCATGCTGGTGGCCGCGTCCGTGGCGTTCTGGACGCCCGTCGGCCACCTGGTGCCCGCGCTGCAGAGCTACTGGCTGATCATCCACGTCTCCATCGCGGTCCTGTCCTCGGCGCTGTTCACGCTGACGTTCGCCATGTCCGCGCTGCAGCTGGTGCAGTCGCACCGGCAGAAGACCATTGCGGCCGGCGGTGCGGACAAGCTGGGGTTCATGCGCCTGGTGCCGTCCGCGCTGAGCCTGGAGAACCTGTCCTACCGGATCAACGCGATCGCCTTCATCGGCTGGACCTTCACCCTCATGTTCGGTGCGATCTGGGCGGAGAAGGCCTGGGGCCGGTTCTGGGGCTGGGACACCAAGGAAGTGTGGACCTTCGTCATCTGGGTGGTCTACGCCGGCTACCTGCACGCCCGCGCCACGCGCGGCTGGACGGGAACCCGCGCGGCCTGGCTGTCGATCGTGGGCTACCTGTGCGTGGTCTTCAACTTCACCATCGTTAACCAGTTCTTCAACGGCCTGCACTCGTACTCGGGGCTGTAG